A window from Pseudooceanicola algae encodes these proteins:
- a CDS encoding entericidin A/B family lipoprotein — protein sequence MTRIIASIAVLCALAACETVEGAGQDIENTGQAISQESNNVQADM from the coding sequence ATGACCCGTATTATCGCTTCCATCGCCGTTCTTTGTGCCCTTGCTGCTTGCGAGACCGTCGAAGGTGCCGGCCAGGATATCGAAAACACCGGCCAGGCGATTTCGCAGGAATCCAACAACGTCCAAGCCGACATGTGA
- a CDS encoding entericidin A/B family lipoprotein: MPRILTCLAALLALTACNTINGAGRDIQSAGHAISTTASETQSSM; the protein is encoded by the coding sequence ATGCCACGCATCCTGACCTGCCTTGCGGCCCTTCTGGCCCTGACGGCCTGCAACACGATCAACGGCGCAGGCCGCGACATCCAGAGCGCGGGCCATGCGATTTCGACCACCGCGAGCGAGACCCAGTCCAGCATGTAA
- a CDS encoding alpha/beta fold hydrolase: MLNLIRHDGPPEATPLVIAHGLYGSARNWGVIARRLAVDRSVIAVDMRNHGLSPQAASHSYPDMAADLAEVIAAEGRPCALLGHSMGGKAAMALALTQPERVERLIVADIAPVSYGHSQQKFIDAMRAVDLASVTRRSDAEAQLADQGVERALQSFFTQSLDIQAKAWRLNLDVLQAEMARIIGFPEDLGTPYTGRALFLTGAESDYVRPQDRPRIKTLFPQAVFAKLPGAGHWLHADKPREFEAAVAHFLAL; this comes from the coding sequence ATGCTCAATCTGATCCGCCATGATGGCCCACCCGAGGCCACCCCGCTTGTCATCGCCCACGGGCTTTACGGTTCGGCCCGCAACTGGGGTGTGATCGCCCGCAGGCTGGCGGTGGATCGCAGCGTCATCGCCGTGGACATGCGCAACCACGGCCTCAGCCCGCAGGCCGCCTCGCACAGTTATCCCGACATGGCCGCCGATCTGGCCGAGGTCATCGCCGCCGAAGGCCGCCCCTGCGCCCTGCTGGGCCATTCCATGGGGGGCAAGGCCGCAATGGCCCTGGCGCTGACCCAGCCCGAGCGGGTCGAACGCCTGATCGTCGCCGATATCGCGCCGGTCTCCTATGGGCACAGTCAGCAGAAATTCATCGACGCGATGCGCGCGGTGGATCTGGCCAGCGTCACGCGGCGCTCTGACGCCGAGGCGCAACTGGCCGATCAGGGTGTGGAACGGGCACTGCAAAGCTTTTTCACCCAAAGCCTCGACATTCAGGCCAAGGCCTGGCGGCTGAACCTGGACGTGCTGCAGGCCGAGATGGCCCGGATCATCGGCTTCCCCGAGGATCTCGGCACGCCCTACACCGGGCGCGCCCTGTTCCTGACCGGCGCCGAAAGCGATTACGTCCGCCCGCAGGACCGACCCCGGATCAAGACGCTTTTCCCCCAGGCGGTCTTTGCAAAGCTACCGGGAGCGGGCCACTGGCTGCACGCGGACAAGCCCCGCGAGTTCGAGGCCGCCGTGGCGCATTTCCTCGCGCTCTGA
- a CDS encoding DUF817 domain-containing protein, translated as MDQTAPLHARASRLLHRTLPPFWAGLVIFTAKQLWAGLFALIILSAILITRAIWSPDWALQRYDALFLIAITTQVVLIATRLETWDEARVILLFHFTGTAMEWFKVNAGSWGYPEPGIFKAFDVPLFTGFMYASVGSYIARAIRLFDARFAPYPPYWASVLLAVAIYGNFFAHHYFPDIRLGLFVASLLLFLRSRMWFRVGGAWHWMPFPAAALLIAAALWVAENIGTFTGTWLYAGQDSFELVRLSKLGSWYLLFFVSFTTVTLVLRDALSATPFRPEADAASRSVRASAPEAQAPRQAPEG; from the coding sequence ATGGATCAAACCGCCCCCCTGCACGCCCGCGCCTCACGCCTGCTGCACAGGACCCTGCCGCCCTTCTGGGCCGGGCTGGTGATTTTCACGGCAAAACAGCTTTGGGCGGGATTGTTCGCGCTGATCATCCTGAGCGCGATCCTGATCACGCGGGCGATCTGGTCGCCAGACTGGGCGTTGCAACGCTATGACGCGCTGTTCCTGATCGCGATCACCACGCAGGTGGTGCTGATCGCGACGCGGCTGGAAACCTGGGACGAGGCCAGGGTGATCCTGCTGTTCCACTTTACCGGCACAGCGATGGAGTGGTTCAAGGTCAATGCCGGCAGCTGGGGTTATCCCGAGCCGGGGATCTTCAAGGCCTTCGACGTGCCGCTGTTCACCGGCTTCATGTACGCCTCGGTCGGCAGCTATATCGCGCGGGCGATCCGCCTGTTCGATGCCCGTTTCGCGCCCTATCCGCCCTATTGGGCCTCGGTCCTGCTGGCGGTGGCGATCTATGGCAATTTCTTTGCGCATCACTATTTTCCCGACATCCGGCTTGGCCTGTTCGTGGCCAGCCTGCTGCTGTTCCTGCGCAGCCGGATGTGGTTCCGGGTCGGTGGCGCCTGGCACTGGATGCCCTTTCCCGCCGCCGCCCTGCTGATTGCCGCAGCCCTTTGGGTGGCCGAAAATATCGGCACCTTTACCGGCACCTGGCTTTACGCCGGACAGGACAGTTTCGAACTGGTCCGCCTGTCGAAACTGGGCAGCTGGTACCTTCTGTTCTTCGTCAGTTTCACCACCGTGACGCTGGTGCTGCGCGACGCGCTGTCCGCGACGCCCTTCAGGCCCGAAGCGGATGCAGCGTCTAGATCAGTCCGCGCCAGCGCGCCAGAAGCCCAAGCACCACGGCAAGCGCCAGAAGGTTGA
- a CDS encoding MaoC family dehydratase, whose protein sequence is MLDNFPRGTICVEDLEMGMTRHLRKEITDADIEMFAEVSTDRNPVHLDDDYARDTIFGGRIAHGMLTAGLVSAVIGEQLPGHGTVYMGQSLKFLAPVRPGDVVTAEVEVTSIDYTKRRVTLDCRCIVAGRKVLSGEALVLAPSRKFD, encoded by the coding sequence ATGTTGGACAACTTCCCCCGTGGCACGATCTGCGTCGAGGACCTGGAGATGGGCATGACCCGCCACCTGCGCAAGGAAATCACCGATGCGGATATCGAGATGTTCGCCGAGGTCTCGACCGACCGGAACCCGGTGCACCTGGACGACGACTACGCCCGCGACACGATTTTTGGGGGACGCATCGCCCATGGGATGCTGACGGCAGGGCTGGTCTCGGCGGTGATCGGTGAGCAGCTTCCGGGGCATGGCACTGTCTACATGGGCCAGTCGCTGAAATTCCTCGCCCCCGTGCGCCCGGGCGATGTGGTGACCGCCGAAGTCGAGGTGACCTCGATCGACTACACGAAGCGCCGGGTGACGCTGGATTGTCGCTGCATCGTCGCGGGGCGCAAGGTGCTGAGCGGCGAGGCTCTGGTGCTGGCCCCGTCGCGCAAATTCGACTGA
- a CDS encoding TIGR01459 family HAD-type hydrolase, producing MTRIIASLAEISDDYDALFVDLWGCLHNGVTAFPEAVAALQAYRKRGGTVVLLTNSPRTRAEVEKQLVGFGAPDDCWDTIATSGDSARAAMFQGAVGRKVYFIGSEAESHFFEPMNLLEDPTEITRVPVDEAEGIVCTGHFDPMAAPDVLRPQLLLAKTRGIKLLCANPDIVVDRGELREWCAGAVAALYTEMGGESLYFGKPHPPIYDLARLRLAATGVDISSARVLAIGDGIRTDVEGALGENIDSLFITGGLAAQETLTTDQPEPQALKDYIATEQLAPSFAIGKLR from the coding sequence ATGACCCGCATCATCGCTTCCCTTGCCGAGATTTCCGACGATTACGACGCCTTGTTCGTCGACCTTTGGGGGTGCCTGCACAATGGCGTCACCGCCTTTCCCGAAGCTGTCGCCGCCCTGCAGGCCTATCGCAAGCGCGGCGGGACAGTGGTTCTGCTGACCAATTCCCCCCGCACGCGGGCCGAGGTGGAAAAGCAGCTGGTCGGCTTCGGCGCGCCGGATGATTGCTGGGATACCATTGCCACTTCGGGCGACAGTGCGCGCGCCGCGATGTTCCAGGGGGCCGTTGGCCGGAAGGTGTATTTCATCGGCTCCGAGGCCGAGAGCCACTTCTTCGAGCCCATGAACCTTCTTGAAGACCCGACCGAGATCACCCGCGTGCCGGTGGATGAGGCCGAGGGCATCGTCTGCACCGGTCACTTCGATCCGATGGCTGCCCCCGATGTCCTGCGTCCGCAGCTGCTGCTGGCCAAGACGCGCGGGATAAAGCTGCTGTGTGCCAATCCCGATATCGTGGTTGACCGGGGCGAGCTGCGGGAATGGTGTGCCGGCGCGGTGGCCGCGCTTTACACCGAGATGGGGGGCGAGAGCCTGTATTTCGGCAAGCCGCATCCGCCGATCTACGACCTGGCTCGTTTGAGGCTGGCGGCGACGGGGGTGGATATTTCCTCGGCCCGCGTGCTGGCGATCGGGGACGGGATCCGCACCGACGTCGAAGGCGCGCTTGGCGAGAACATCGACAGCCTGTTCATCACCGGGGGCCTGGCCGCGCAGGAGACCCTCACCACCGATCAGCCGGAGCCCCAGGCGCTGAAGGATTACATCGCGACGGAACAGCTGGCCCCAAGCTTCGCGATCGGGAAACTGCGCTGA
- a CDS encoding manganese-dependent inorganic pyrophosphatase, which yields MTIKVFGHKSPDTDSTGAPLIWAWYLSEIAGKPAEAKLLGEPNTEAAFVLAKWGFDKPEIISEVSASDRVVIVDTNNPAELPAAINEADVIQIIDHHKLVGGLETKGPIEITIRPLACTATIMYDLMGDDAARMPDNIKGAMLSCILSDTLEFRSPTTTETDRALAEKLAGELNLDLGAYASEMFEAKSDISAFSDAELIRMDSKEYAVDGTKFRVSVLETTAPKIVLDRKVSLMESFKAVETEDGVDQVLLFVVDILNEEATLFVPNDLVRTVAEKSFGATVEGDAVVLPGIMSRKKQIIPNLKV from the coding sequence ATGACGATCAAGGTCTTTGGCCACAAATCCCCCGACACCGATTCCACCGGCGCGCCGCTTATCTGGGCCTGGTATCTTTCCGAGATCGCCGGGAAACCCGCCGAGGCCAAGCTGCTGGGCGAACCCAATACCGAAGCGGCCTTCGTGCTGGCGAAATGGGGCTTCGACAAGCCCGAGATCATCTCGGAGGTCAGCGCCTCCGACCGGGTCGTCATCGTCGACACCAACAACCCGGCCGAGCTGCCGGCGGCGATCAACGAGGCCGACGTGATCCAGATCATCGACCACCACAAGCTGGTCGGCGGGCTGGAAACCAAGGGTCCCATCGAGATCACCATCCGTCCGCTCGCCTGCACCGCCACCATCATGTACGACCTGATGGGCGATGACGCCGCAAGGATGCCCGACAACATCAAGGGCGCGATGCTGTCCTGCATCCTGTCCGACACGCTGGAATTCCGGTCCCCCACCACGACCGAAACCGACCGTGCCCTGGCCGAGAAACTGGCCGGCGAACTGAACCTCGACCTTGGCGCCTACGCCTCGGAGATGTTCGAGGCGAAGTCCGATATCTCGGCGTTTTCCGACGCCGAACTGATCCGCATGGACAGCAAGGAATATGCCGTCGATGGCACCAAGTTCCGGGTCTCGGTGCTGGAAACCACTGCGCCGAAGATCGTGCTGGATCGCAAGGTCTCGCTGATGGAAAGCTTCAAGGCTGTCGAGACCGAGGACGGTGTCGACCAGGTGCTGCTGTTCGTCGTCGACATCCTGAACGAGGAAGCCACGCTGTTCGTGCCCAATGACCTGGTCAGGACCGTGGCCGAGAAGAGCTTTGGCGCGACCGTCGAAGGCGATGCGGTCGTCCTGCCGGGCATCATGAGCCGCAAGAAGCAGATCATCCCGAACCTGAAGGTCTGA
- a CDS encoding DUF2161 domain-containing phosphodiesterase, translating into MAKLRETDLYAPVKGFLQAQGYEVKAEVAGADVVGLRADDPAPVVVELKTGMTLTLLQQGISRQGLTDFVYLAIPAMRGRKALAAHVSLCRRLGLGLLTVRLRDGFVTAHCDPGPFAPRKSRVRQGRLLKEFLRREGDPNIGGSTRVQLMTAYRQDAQRCAAHLAVHGPCKGAVVARATGVPRATTIMRDDHYGWFKKVEKGVYALSPEGAAAAAAIGP; encoded by the coding sequence ATGGCGAAACTGCGTGAAACCGATCTTTACGCCCCGGTAAAGGGCTTCCTGCAGGCGCAGGGGTACGAGGTGAAGGCCGAGGTCGCCGGCGCCGATGTCGTGGGCCTGCGCGCCGATGATCCCGCCCCCGTGGTGGTCGAGCTGAAGACAGGCATGACCCTGACCTTGCTGCAGCAGGGGATCTCGCGCCAGGGGCTGACGGATTTTGTCTACCTCGCCATCCCTGCGATGCGCGGGCGCAAGGCGTTGGCGGCGCATGTCTCGCTGTGCCGCAGGCTTGGGCTTGGCCTGTTGACGGTCCGGTTGCGCGACGGTTTCGTGACGGCCCATTGCGACCCGGGACCCTTCGCCCCGCGGAAGTCGAGGGTACGGCAGGGGCGTTTGTTGAAGGAATTTCTGCGGCGCGAAGGGGATCCGAACATTGGCGGCTCGACCCGCGTGCAACTGATGACCGCCTACCGCCAGGACGCGCAGCGTTGCGCGGCCCACCTGGCGGTGCATGGCCCCTGCAAGGGGGCTGTGGTCGCCAGGGCAACCGGAGTGCCACGGGCGACGACCATCATGCGGGATGATCACTATGGCTGGTTCAAGAAGGTGGAAAAGGGGGTCTACGCCCTCAGCCCCGAAGGCGCGGCCGCCGCAGCGGCCATTGGCCCCTGA
- a CDS encoding nuclear transport factor 2 family protein, translated as MLETIEKTLWARERDLWTGAIECCAERIAPFCLMAFPGAGILRGKEIIEGLKSAPRWYAVKMSGQKVSEHHGAAVLAYRAEARRPRDDEPYNCLCTSCWVVRRGSWQMIQHHQTPEAMLAEMPAPDMLAGLGAAMAASA; from the coding sequence ATGCTGGAGACGATAGAAAAGACCCTTTGGGCTAGAGAACGTGACCTCTGGACCGGAGCAATCGAATGTTGTGCAGAACGGATCGCCCCCTTCTGCCTGATGGCCTTTCCCGGCGCGGGCATCCTGCGCGGCAAGGAAATCATCGAGGGACTTAAAAGCGCACCACGCTGGTACGCCGTTAAGATGAGTGGCCAGAAGGTGTCGGAACACCATGGCGCCGCCGTGCTGGCCTATCGGGCCGAAGCCCGGCGCCCGCGGGACGATGAGCCCTATAATTGTCTCTGCACCTCCTGCTGGGTGGTGCGGCGGGGCAGCTGGCAGATGATCCAGCACCATCAGACCCCCGAAGCGATGCTGGCCGAAATGCCGGCCCCGGACATGCTGGCCGGGCTGGGCGCCGCGATGGCCGCCAGCGCCTGA